The candidate division WOR-3 bacterium genome has a segment encoding these proteins:
- a CDS encoding desulfoferrodoxin — translation MTKRLQIYKCEICGNIVELLHEGVGELVCCNQPMKLMEENTVDAAKEKHVPVIEKTNKGILVKVGSVPHPMEDKHYIEWIELLAGGKAYRQFLEPGGKPEALFTVQTGDASVREYCNLHGLWKI, via the coding sequence ATGACGAAACGACTGCAGATATATAAATGTGAAATATGCGGGAATATCGTCGAGCTCCTCCATGAAGGTGTGGGAGAGCTCGTCTGCTGTAATCAACCCATGAAGTTGATGGAAGAAAACACCGTGGATGCGGCGAAAGAAAAACACGTCCCGGTAATCGAAAAGACCAACAAAGGTATTCTTGTAAAGGTCGGCAGTGTACCCCACCCCATGGAAGACAAACACTATATCGAATGGATAGAGCTGCTCGCCGGCGGTAAAGCATATCGGCAGTTCCTCGAACCGGGCGGCAAACCAGAGGCTTTATTTACGGTTCAAACCGGGGATGCCAGCGTACGTGAATACTGTAATCTCCACGGCCTGTGGAAAATATAA
- a CDS encoding glutaredoxin, whose protein sequence is MPFLEERIKGEVTDLFKELKEPVKLVVFTRDDKISVPGYDCPTCKDNETLIKEVAELSNKITIEFYDYLKDKEKVAEYNVDKVPVTLVLGEKDFGIRLYGIPAGHEFATLLNAIKIVSTSDSALSPETKEKLKTLSKPVHIQVFVTLSCPYCAPAASLAHQMALENENIKADMINAQEFPELAQKYGVYAVPKVVINETTQFEGALPESAFIEKIIESVK, encoded by the coding sequence ATGCCTTTCTTAGAAGAAAGAATAAAGGGCGAAGTGACCGATCTCTTCAAAGAACTGAAAGAACCGGTAAAACTCGTCGTCTTCACCCGTGACGACAAGATCAGTGTCCCTGGATACGACTGTCCCACGTGTAAAGACAATGAAACATTGATAAAAGAAGTGGCTGAGCTTTCAAACAAGATAACCATAGAATTCTACGATTACCTCAAGGATAAAGAAAAAGTCGCGGAATATAATGTTGATAAAGTTCCCGTGACACTTGTGCTCGGTGAAAAGGACTTCGGAATCCGACTTTACGGTATCCCGGCAGGCCATGAGTTCGCCACACTTTTGAATGCGATCAAGATCGTCTCCACCTCTGACTCCGCCCTATCTCCGGAAACAAAAGAAAAACTGAAGACCCTGTCAAAACCCGTGCACATCCAGGTCTTTGTTACACTATCCTGTCCCTATTGTGCGCCGGCTGCATCATTAGCCCATCAGATGGCACTGGAGAACGAAAATATCAAGGCGGATATGATCAATGCCCAGGAATTTCCTGAGCTCGCCCAGAAATACGGAGTTTATGCCGTACCCAAGGTCGTGATAAACGAGACCACCCAATTTGAAGGTGCACTGCCGGAAAGTGCTTTCATTGAAAAGATAATAGAATCAGTAAAATAG
- a CDS encoding FprA family A-type flavoprotein yields the protein MSVRRIKPEISSVGAIDWDRRLFDELIPLPEGTTYNAYLIKGSKKTALIDTVDPTKEQVLLDNLNALEVKNIDYVISNHSEQDHAGAIPRILELYPEAKLVTTAKGKVMCIEHLFIEAERIIEVEDGKTLSLGDRTLEFIIAPWVHWPETMLTYLQEDKILFPCDFFGSHLATSKLYADEEENLYTSAKRYYAEIMMPFRNNIKKHLTKLEKYEIEIIAPSHGPIHKNPDFIINAYKDWISDNVKNEVILPYVSMHGSVEEMTAHLINALIQRNITVKPFNLTRTDIGELAIALVDAATLIIGTPTVLTGPHPSAVYAAYLANALRPKTRFASIIGSYGWGGRMPEVIKGMLGNLKVEILPPVVIKGRPGKEAFTALDGLADSVLEKHKELNLI from the coding sequence ATGAGTGTTCGACGAATCAAACCGGAAATCTCTTCAGTCGGTGCCATTGACTGGGACCGACGTCTCTTCGATGAGTTGATTCCCCTGCCTGAGGGAACGACATATAATGCCTATCTTATCAAAGGAAGTAAAAAGACCGCACTCATCGACACCGTGGATCCGACCAAAGAACAGGTCCTTCTCGATAACCTCAATGCCCTCGAGGTGAAGAATATCGACTATGTCATCTCCAATCACAGTGAACAGGACCACGCAGGCGCCATCCCGAGAATTCTTGAATTGTATCCGGAAGCGAAGTTGGTCACCACTGCAAAAGGCAAGGTAATGTGCATTGAACATCTCTTTATTGAAGCAGAAAGAATCATCGAGGTGGAAGACGGAAAAACACTCTCGCTGGGTGACAGAACCCTTGAGTTCATCATCGCTCCATGGGTCCATTGGCCTGAAACGATGCTGACCTATCTGCAGGAGGATAAGATTCTCTTTCCGTGTGATTTCTTCGGTTCACATCTGGCAACGAGTAAACTCTATGCCGATGAGGAAGAAAATCTCTATACTTCGGCGAAGCGCTATTATGCGGAAATCATGATGCCCTTTCGAAACAACATCAAGAAACATCTGACAAAACTTGAGAAATACGAGATAGAAATAATCGCACCGAGCCACGGGCCGATCCACAAAAATCCCGATTTCATCATCAATGCCTATAAAGATTGGATATCAGACAACGTCAAGAACGAAGTGATCCTACCTTATGTCTCGATGCACGGCAGTGTGGAAGAGATGACGGCTCATCTGATCAACGCCCTCATACAGAGAAATATCACAGTAAAACCTTTTAATCTCACCAGAACCGACATCGGAGAGCTGGCGATCGCACTGGTCGACGCCGCCACACTCATAATCGGCACGCCGACGGTTCTGACCGGTCCCCATCCCTCTGCGGTGTATGCGGCTTATCTTGCAAACGCATTGAGGCCGAAAACCAGATTCGCTTCCATCATCGGTTCGTACGGCTGGGGAGGAAGGATGCCGGAAGTGATTAAAGGCATGCTGGGAAATCTGAAAGTAGAAATTCTTCCACCGGTGGTGATCAAAGGAAGGCCGGGGAAAGAAGCATTTACGGCGCTGGACGGCCTCGCCGACAGTGTCCTGGAAAAACATAAAGAGTTGAACCTGATATAA